The Frondihabitans australicus genome includes a region encoding these proteins:
- a CDS encoding alanine racemase, translating into MQIASEPATKVAFTEHAWPAALEDLPTPVLTIDTRALAHNIDTMADWCRRAGVDLAPHGKTTMAPSIWQQQLDAGAWGITVATAYQAEVAREAGVSRILLAGTTFSPDALALLASSGSRVHMWLDSVAGVKIVDEALGRAGAENPLAVLVELGAVGARTGARSIPAALEVAAAVADAEHLVLAGIAGYEGAVSHEIDAEALHLVDDYLATLIELRDVLDGDAFADWVAMGGEVILTAGGSIYFDRVVESLGFRHDPEGRRGVPTRVVLRSGSYVTHDHDHYRRVTPFARASTGESFLPALDLWASVISLPEPGLALLNAGRRDTADDEGFPVALEAYRPGPGGARRIEGAVAAATVTGLNDQHAFVRVPVDSALAVGDLVRLGISHPCTTIDKWTQIATIDDGRGGDRLPAVTGRLTTRF; encoded by the coding sequence ATGCAGATCGCCAGCGAGCCCGCGACCAAGGTCGCCTTCACCGAGCACGCCTGGCCGGCCGCCCTCGAGGATCTCCCGACGCCCGTCCTGACCATCGACACGCGGGCGCTCGCGCACAACATCGACACGATGGCCGACTGGTGCCGTCGCGCCGGCGTCGACCTCGCGCCGCACGGCAAGACCACGATGGCGCCGTCGATCTGGCAGCAGCAGCTCGACGCGGGCGCCTGGGGCATCACCGTCGCGACCGCCTACCAGGCCGAGGTCGCGCGCGAGGCCGGGGTCTCGCGGATTCTGCTGGCCGGCACGACGTTCTCGCCCGACGCCCTCGCCCTGCTCGCGTCGTCCGGCAGCCGAGTGCACATGTGGCTCGACTCGGTCGCGGGCGTGAAGATCGTCGACGAGGCCCTGGGGCGCGCAGGAGCCGAGAACCCCCTCGCGGTCCTGGTCGAGCTCGGCGCCGTCGGAGCCCGCACGGGCGCTCGCAGCATCCCCGCGGCTCTCGAGGTGGCCGCGGCCGTCGCCGACGCCGAGCACCTCGTGCTGGCCGGCATCGCGGGGTACGAGGGCGCCGTCTCGCACGAGATCGACGCGGAGGCCCTGCACCTCGTCGACGACTACCTCGCCACGCTGATCGAGCTGCGCGACGTCCTCGACGGCGACGCGTTCGCCGACTGGGTGGCGATGGGCGGCGAGGTGATCCTCACGGCGGGCGGCAGCATCTACTTCGACCGCGTCGTCGAGTCGCTCGGCTTCCGGCATGACCCCGAGGGGCGTCGCGGGGTACCGACGCGGGTCGTGCTGCGCTCCGGTTCCTACGTGACCCACGACCACGATCACTACCGGCGCGTGACGCCGTTCGCCCGGGCGAGCACGGGGGAGTCGTTCCTGCCTGCTCTCGACCTCTGGGCCAGCGTCATCTCGCTGCCCGAACCGGGCCTCGCGCTGCTCAACGCGGGGCGTCGCGACACCGCCGACGACGAGGGCTTCCCCGTCGCTCTCGAGGCCTATCGTCCCGGACCCGGCGGCGCGCGCCGGATCGAGGGAGCCGTGGCCGCCGCGACCGTGACCGGGCTCAACGACCAGCACGCGTTCGTCCGGGTGCCGGTCGACTCGGCGCTCGCGGTGGGCGACCTCGTGCGCCTGGGCATCTCGCACCCGTGCACGACGATCGACAAGTGGACGCAGATCGCCACCATCGACGACGGCCGCGGAGGGGATCGTCTGCCCGCGGTGACGGGCCGCCTGACGACGCGCTTCTGA
- a CDS encoding HAD family hydrolase has protein sequence MAPLLLLDLDNTLIDRDAAFEAWVRHVAEGAGAPVSAVDEVLAVDDSGYGDRDDVAEAMRRLLRLEDDPETLVDRIRHEHVELVALAEGVRERIEAIADRGVHLGVVTNGPVRQQTMKLRRVGLSGLVDRAMISEGAGVAKPDPEIFRRAMERAGATPDDTWMVGDSARADIRGAQDAGLRTGWVSLGRGWPGGEPPTVQAPTTAEVLDLTRL, from the coding sequence ATGGCGCCGTTGCTCCTCCTCGACCTCGACAACACCCTCATCGACCGGGACGCGGCTTTCGAGGCATGGGTCCGCCACGTGGCCGAGGGGGCGGGAGCGCCCGTCTCGGCGGTCGACGAGGTGCTCGCGGTCGACGACTCGGGGTACGGCGACCGTGACGACGTCGCGGAGGCGATGCGTCGGCTCCTGCGGCTCGAGGACGACCCCGAGACGCTGGTCGACCGCATCAGGCACGAGCACGTCGAGTTGGTCGCGCTCGCCGAGGGAGTCCGGGAGCGGATCGAGGCGATCGCCGACCGGGGCGTGCATCTCGGCGTCGTCACGAACGGGCCCGTGCGGCAGCAGACGATGAAGCTGCGACGGGTGGGGCTGTCGGGCCTCGTCGACCGGGCGATGATCTCGGAGGGCGCGGGGGTGGCGAAGCCGGACCCCGAGATCTTCCGGCGCGCGATGGAGCGGGCCGGTGCGACGCCGGACGACACCTGGATGGTCGGCGACAGCGCTCGCGCCGACATTCGAGGGGCGCAGGATGCGGGACTCCGCACGGGCTGGGTGTCGCTCGGCCGCGGCTGGCCCGGCGGCGAGCCCCCGACCGTCCAGGCGCCGACGACCGCCGAGGTGCTCGACCTGACGCGGCTCTAG
- a CDS encoding HAD hydrolase family protein, with protein sequence MTRTLYVSDLDGTLLGPDARLSAFTRRTVEALIADGELFAVATARSRQSLLKRAPALRQTGPAVVYGGAFVVDLRTGRNLVEQTLAPEAVDGILAVLGRLGVPALVYSATPGGPGVAPAPGLDDTVSWVAGDESPGIRWYLDDRGADPRFRPVGHPGELPRYGTFSIVALGPLAELEPVARILRSDLGADVVVSLQEETYLEGMYWLDLAAPGATKGVGVRTLAEIYDADRIVCFGDNLNDLDMFAVADEAYAVENAHPEVLAAATGVIGSNADDGVARWLAGHARLERTA encoded by the coding sequence GCTCCTCGGCCCGGATGCCCGCCTGAGCGCCTTCACCCGCCGTACCGTCGAGGCGCTGATCGCGGACGGCGAGCTCTTCGCGGTCGCGACGGCGAGGTCGCGGCAGTCGCTGCTGAAGCGCGCTCCCGCGCTGCGGCAGACGGGCCCCGCCGTCGTCTACGGCGGCGCGTTCGTGGTCGACCTTCGCACCGGCCGCAACCTCGTCGAACAGACGCTCGCTCCCGAGGCGGTCGACGGGATCCTCGCCGTCCTCGGTCGACTCGGCGTTCCCGCCCTCGTGTACTCGGCGACCCCCGGAGGCCCTGGCGTCGCCCCGGCACCCGGTCTGGACGACACGGTGTCGTGGGTGGCGGGCGACGAGAGTCCGGGCATCCGGTGGTACCTCGACGACCGCGGCGCGGACCCGAGATTCCGGCCGGTGGGGCACCCGGGCGAGCTGCCGCGCTACGGCACGTTCTCGATCGTCGCGCTCGGGCCTCTCGCGGAGCTCGAGCCGGTGGCGCGGATCCTGCGCTCGGATCTCGGGGCGGACGTCGTGGTGTCGCTGCAGGAGGAGACCTACCTCGAAGGCATGTACTGGCTCGATCTCGCGGCGCCCGGCGCCACCAAGGGCGTCGGCGTGCGCACCCTCGCGGAGATCTACGACGCCGACCGCATCGTGTGCTTCGGCGACAACCTCAACGACCTCGACATGTTCGCCGTCGCCGACGAGGCCTACGCGGTCGAGAACGCGCACCCCGAGGTGCTCGCCGCGGCGACCGGCGTGATCGGCTCCAACGCGGACGACGGCGTCGCCCGCTGGCTGGCGGGGCACGCGCGCCTCGAGCGGACGGCCTGA
- a CDS encoding DUF3253 domain-containing protein has translation MTTAEKTCRSCGRRIEWRSKWAETWDDIAYCSDACRRRKVRPIDHRLEASIRGLLDSRAATATICPSDAARDVYDGDDDGWRELMEPARRAARRLVAQGVVDITQKGRVVDPSTAKGPIRIRRHR, from the coding sequence GTGACCACCGCCGAGAAGACCTGCCGCTCGTGCGGGCGGCGCATCGAATGGCGTTCGAAGTGGGCCGAGACGTGGGACGACATCGCCTACTGCAGCGACGCGTGCCGCCGCCGGAAGGTCCGCCCGATCGACCACCGCCTCGAGGCCAGCATCCGGGGCCTGCTCGACTCCCGGGCCGCCACCGCGACGATCTGCCCGTCGGATGCGGCGCGCGACGTGTATGACGGAGACGACGACGGCTGGCGCGAGCTCATGGAGCCGGCCCGCCGGGCGGCCCGGCGCCTCGTCGCACAGGGCGTGGTCGACATCACGCAGAAGGGGCGGGTCGTCGACCCGTCGACCGCGAAGGGGCCGATCCGCATCCGACGGCACCGCTGA
- the purU gene encoding formyltetrahydrofolate deformylase yields MTDTARPTDVGQTADEQTHWTLTLVCEDRPGIVHAISGAVVDAGGNITESQQFSSHDTGTFFMRLQVVSSTGREAFEAALAPVVARYGMEWKLDVVGRPLRTLVLVSTAAHCLNDLLFRQRAGQLPIEIPLVLANHPDLQGLAEFYGVPFEHRAVVGAELKAEFERRILEVVDEHDVELVVLARYMQILSPELCAALEGRAINIHHSFLPGFKGANPYRQAHARGVKLIGATAHFVTSDLDEGPIIEQNVVRVDHTREAADLVAIGQDEESRTLTQAVRWFAEDRVLLDGARTIVFR; encoded by the coding sequence GTGACGGATACCGCCCGGCCGACGGACGTCGGACAGACTGCTGACGAGCAGACCCACTGGACCCTGACGCTGGTGTGCGAGGACCGCCCGGGCATCGTGCACGCGATCAGCGGCGCGGTCGTCGACGCCGGCGGCAACATCACCGAGTCGCAGCAGTTCTCGAGCCACGACACCGGCACGTTCTTCATGCGCCTCCAGGTGGTGTCGTCAACCGGCCGGGAGGCGTTCGAGGCCGCCCTGGCGCCCGTCGTCGCTCGGTACGGCATGGAGTGGAAGCTCGACGTGGTCGGCCGTCCGCTCCGCACGCTCGTGCTCGTGAGCACGGCGGCCCACTGCCTGAACGACCTCCTGTTCCGCCAGCGCGCCGGTCAGCTGCCGATCGAGATCCCGCTCGTCCTCGCGAACCACCCCGATCTGCAGGGCCTCGCCGAGTTCTACGGCGTCCCGTTCGAGCACCGCGCCGTCGTGGGTGCCGAGCTCAAGGCCGAGTTCGAGCGCCGCATTCTCGAGGTGGTCGACGAGCACGACGTCGAGCTGGTCGTGCTCGCGAGGTACATGCAGATCCTGAGCCCCGAGCTCTGCGCCGCCCTCGAGGGCCGGGCCATCAACATCCATCACTCGTTCCTGCCCGGGTTCAAGGGCGCGAACCCCTACCGGCAGGCGCACGCCCGCGGCGTGAAGCTGATCGGCGCCACGGCCCATTTCGTCACGAGCGACCTCGACGAGGGGCCGATCATCGAGCAGAACGTCGTGCGGGTCGACCACACCCGCGAGGCGGCGGACCTCGTCGCCATCGGGCAGGATGAAGAGTCGCGGACCCTGACGCAGGCCGTCCGCTGGTTCGCCGAAGACCGCGTGCTCCTCGACGGGGCCCGGACCATCGTGTTCCGCTAG
- a CDS encoding MFS transporter: protein MLNPINTTMIAVALAPIQKSLGIGSDQAIWLVSSLYLASAIAQPTMGKLADRFGPKKIFLLGMVVVIVAGVLPDVLPSFGAALTSRVLIGIGTSSAYPAAMSAIRNQSDRLGVATPPLVLGGLSVSSLVSAAAGPPLAGVLIGAFGWHSIFLVNVPLAGAGLVLAALWLPSDRIRPIRAAALPVTQAIDLPGLALFAVTVSSLLVFLLDLSAGLYWLLAITVAALVALVLWERRAVAPFIDVRMLASNGALSRTYIRLFLLYGIAYTMTYGFSQWVQDSAGLSSQTAGLVQLPGAILAGVASFWFARRTGVRAPLIAAALIPLGGGVLILALTGASPVWLFVGVTLFFTIPQGLASVSNQAALYRQVPTGGIGSAAGLSRTSIYIGAIASTSLIGVAYGQRPTTAALHELGWVILGIAVVLSALTILDRALRARAAADDVARG, encoded by the coding sequence CTGCTGAACCCGATCAACACGACGATGATCGCCGTCGCACTCGCGCCGATCCAGAAGAGCCTCGGGATCGGCAGCGACCAGGCGATCTGGCTCGTCTCGTCGCTCTACCTCGCCAGCGCGATCGCCCAGCCGACCATGGGCAAGCTCGCCGACCGGTTCGGGCCGAAGAAGATCTTCCTGCTCGGCATGGTCGTGGTGATCGTCGCCGGTGTGCTGCCCGACGTCCTGCCGTCGTTCGGCGCCGCGCTCACGAGCCGCGTGCTGATCGGCATCGGCACGTCGAGTGCGTATCCGGCGGCGATGAGCGCGATCCGCAACCAGTCCGACCGGCTGGGCGTCGCGACTCCCCCGCTCGTCCTCGGCGGCCTCTCGGTGTCGTCGCTCGTCTCCGCCGCCGCCGGGCCGCCGCTCGCCGGCGTCCTCATCGGCGCGTTCGGCTGGCACTCGATCTTCCTCGTGAACGTTCCCCTCGCCGGCGCGGGCCTGGTGCTCGCGGCGCTCTGGCTGCCGAGCGACCGCATCCGCCCGATCCGCGCCGCCGCACTGCCGGTCACCCAGGCGATCGACCTGCCCGGCCTCGCCCTGTTCGCGGTCACCGTGTCGAGCCTGCTCGTCTTCCTGCTCGACCTCTCGGCCGGCCTGTACTGGCTGCTCGCGATCACCGTCGCGGCTCTCGTCGCGCTGGTCCTCTGGGAGCGCCGCGCGGTCGCCCCGTTCATCGACGTGCGCATGCTCGCGTCGAACGGGGCGCTGAGCCGCACCTACATCCGCCTCTTCCTGCTCTACGGCATCGCCTACACGATGACCTACGGCTTCTCGCAGTGGGTGCAGGACTCCGCGGGGCTGTCGTCGCAGACCGCCGGCCTCGTGCAGCTGCCGGGCGCGATCCTCGCCGGTGTCGCCTCGTTCTGGTTCGCGCGCCGGACGGGGGTGCGGGCACCACTCATCGCCGCGGCGCTGATCCCCCTGGGCGGCGGCGTTCTGATCCTGGCCCTCACCGGGGCCTCGCCCGTGTGGCTGTTCGTCGGCGTGACCCTGTTCTTCACCATTCCGCAGGGGCTGGCGTCGGTGTCGAACCAGGCCGCCCTGTACCGCCAGGTGCCGACCGGCGGCATCGGCTCGGCCGCCGGGCTCTCGCGCACGTCGATCTACATCGGTGCGATCGCGTCGACGTCGCTCATCGGCGTCGCCTACGGGCAGCGGCCGACCACGGCGGCGCTGCACGAGCTGGGCTGGGTGATCCTCGGCATCGCGGTCGTGCTGTCGGCGCTCACGATCCTCGACCGGGCGCTGCGGGCGCGCGCCGCTGCAGACGACGTCGCCCGAGGCTAG
- a CDS encoding NAD-dependent epimerase/dehydratase family protein, with product MTTKSLLVIGGTGQISAAVVRDAVQQGVDVTVINRGATHTRETPDGVEAIIADVRDEDAVRSALGNRRFDTVADFITFTTDQLASAIRLYGDRSDQYVFISSASAYQKPPARLPITETTPLFNPFWQYSRDKIACERLLRDEHAAGRVRATVVRPSHTYDRTQVPLLGGWTLVDRLRRGLPIALHGDGTSPWALTHVDDFSPAFLALLGRDEAIGEAFNIMSPELLTWNMIALDLADAAGVEVPHIVHRTTHDIVREAPEWDEPLRGDRSHAAVFDCTKIRELAPGWEARVPFAEGARRILKWYDADASRRVIDPRVDALQSALTA from the coding sequence ATGACAACGAAGTCACTCCTCGTCATCGGGGGCACGGGCCAGATCAGCGCGGCGGTCGTCCGCGACGCCGTCCAGCAGGGCGTCGACGTCACGGTGATCAACCGCGGCGCGACTCACACTCGCGAGACGCCCGACGGGGTGGAGGCGATCATCGCCGACGTGCGCGACGAAGACGCCGTGCGGAGCGCGCTCGGCAACCGGCGCTTCGACACGGTCGCCGACTTCATCACCTTCACGACCGACCAGCTCGCCTCAGCGATCCGCCTCTACGGCGACCGGAGCGACCAGTACGTCTTCATCAGCTCGGCGTCGGCCTACCAGAAGCCGCCGGCTCGGCTGCCGATCACCGAGACGACGCCGCTGTTCAACCCGTTCTGGCAGTACTCCCGCGACAAGATCGCCTGCGAGCGGCTGCTGCGCGACGAGCACGCCGCCGGGCGGGTCCGCGCCACGGTCGTGCGCCCCTCGCACACCTACGACCGCACGCAGGTGCCGCTCCTCGGCGGCTGGACTCTCGTCGACCGCCTCCGCCGCGGCCTCCCGATCGCGCTGCACGGCGATGGCACCTCTCCCTGGGCACTGACCCACGTCGACGACTTCTCGCCCGCGTTCCTCGCCCTGCTCGGGCGCGACGAGGCGATCGGCGAGGCGTTCAACATCATGTCGCCCGAGCTCCTGACCTGGAACATGATCGCCCTCGACCTCGCCGACGCAGCCGGCGTCGAGGTGCCCCACATCGTGCACCGCACCACCCACGACATCGTCCGTGAGGCGCCCGAGTGGGACGAACCCCTGCGCGGCGACCGCAGCCACGCGGCCGTCTTCGACTGCACGAAGATCCGCGAGCTGGCGCCCGGCTGGGAGGCCCGCGTCCCCTTCGCCGAGGGGGCCCGCAGGATCCTGAAGTGGTACGACGCCGACGCCTCCCGACGTGTGATCGATCCCCGCGTCGACGCCCTGCAGAGCGCCCTCACGGCCTGA
- a CDS encoding YrdB family protein has translation MFDTPKRRPRRGGGGGGQPLRVNDVLRFFLELFAFFSLAFWGYMAWPFPWPGLLFLIGLPILAMVVWGLFRSPKAVVQSDPVGKAIVEIAVMGAAVYTWFSLGYPIVCAVFGVLALVSGIVNFRRENAS, from the coding sequence ATGTTCGACACACCGAAGCGGCGCCCCCGCCGGGGCGGGGGAGGCGGCGGTCAGCCGTTGCGCGTCAACGACGTGCTGCGCTTCTTCCTCGAGCTGTTCGCGTTCTTCAGCCTCGCGTTCTGGGGCTACATGGCGTGGCCGTTCCCCTGGCCGGGCCTGCTCTTCCTCATCGGCCTGCCGATCCTGGCCATGGTGGTCTGGGGGCTGTTCCGCTCGCCGAAGGCGGTGGTCCAGAGCGACCCGGTCGGCAAGGCGATCGTCGAGATCGCCGTGATGGGCGCCGCGGTCTACACCTGGTTCAGCCTCGGCTACCCGATCGTATGCGCCGTCTTCGGCGTGCTCGCGCTGGTCTCGGGCATCGTCAACTTCCGACGCGAGAACGCGTCGTGA
- the nagA gene encoding N-acetylglucosamine-6-phosphate deacetylase, with translation MSTLFRNLTAIDASGERRGAWILVDGDTIAATGVGDPRAPGSAAADLVPHDADTVDVGSHVVTPGFIDLHGHGAGGHAFDDGAADIEAALRVHRQHGTTRSVLSLVANPLPALRGSLETIATLMRSDPLVLGAHLEGPFLSPDNRGAHRPDYLAVPDPATVASLLDVHPGVVRQITVAPELPHALDAIETVVDRGVVAAVGHTQADYETARAAFDRGATLLTHAFNAMPGIHHRAPGPIVAAIDDARVTLELILDTVHVHPSVARVLFEQAPDRVALITDAMAAAGASDGPYRLGSLDVTVREGTALLTEPLSHGVETIAGSTLLLDQALRHAIETLGLPPVDAVTALTRTPARALGLDGHLGLLAPGHAADLVVWDDEWNVQKVWAAGRRVESAPRS, from the coding sequence GTGAGCACGCTCTTCCGCAACCTCACCGCGATCGACGCGTCCGGCGAGCGCCGCGGCGCGTGGATCCTGGTCGACGGCGACACGATCGCTGCGACCGGCGTCGGCGACCCGCGGGCCCCGGGCTCGGCCGCCGCCGACCTTGTCCCGCACGACGCCGACACGGTCGACGTCGGGTCGCACGTGGTCACGCCCGGCTTCATCGACCTTCACGGCCACGGCGCCGGCGGCCACGCTTTCGACGACGGCGCTGCCGACATCGAGGCCGCCCTCCGGGTCCACCGGCAGCACGGCACGACCCGGTCGGTGCTCAGCCTGGTCGCGAACCCGCTTCCGGCGCTGCGAGGCTCACTCGAGACGATCGCCACGCTCATGCGGAGCGACCCGCTCGTCCTCGGGGCGCACCTGGAGGGGCCGTTCCTGTCGCCCGACAACCGGGGGGCTCACCGGCCCGACTACCTGGCCGTCCCCGATCCTGCGACCGTGGCCTCGCTGCTCGACGTGCACCCGGGCGTCGTGCGCCAGATCACCGTCGCGCCCGAGCTGCCGCACGCGCTCGACGCGATCGAGACCGTCGTCGACCGCGGCGTCGTCGCGGCCGTCGGCCACACGCAGGCCGACTACGAGACGGCACGGGCGGCCTTCGACCGCGGTGCCACGCTGCTCACGCACGCGTTCAACGCGATGCCGGGCATCCACCACCGTGCGCCCGGCCCGATCGTCGCCGCGATCGACGACGCCCGGGTGACCCTCGAGCTGATCCTCGACACCGTCCACGTGCACCCCTCCGTCGCCCGCGTCCTGTTCGAGCAGGCGCCGGACCGCGTCGCGCTCATCACCGACGCGATGGCCGCTGCCGGGGCGTCCGACGGCCCCTACCGGCTCGGCTCGCTGGACGTGACGGTGCGCGAGGGCACGGCACTCCTCACCGAACCGCTGTCGCACGGCGTCGAGACGATCGCGGGGTCGACGCTGCTGCTCGACCAGGCGCTCCGCCACGCCATCGAGACGCTGGGGCTGCCGCCGGTCGACGCGGTCACGGCGCTGACCCGCACGCCGGCGAGGGCGCTCGGGCTCGACGGGCACCTCGGTCTTCTCGCGCCGGGTCACGCGGCCGACCTCGTCGTGTGGGACGACGAGTGGAACGTGCAGAAGGTGTGGGCCGCGGGGCGTCGGGTCGAGAGCGCTCCCCGATCCTGA